A region of the Streptomyces durocortorensis genome:
CGAAGAGCACGGTCCCCGCACCCGTCACGATCTGGAGGCCGAGACCGTAGCCGCTGCTCCCGGTCTCGGTCGGCGCGGCGGGCGCGCGCATCTCCCGTACGGAGGAGGCCGCCAGGACCCGGTCGTCCCCCTCGGCCAGGAACGCGGCGAACCGCAGCAGGTCGCTCGCGGTCGACCAGAGCTGACCAGCGGGTGCCATCAGCCCGAGATCCTCGGCGGGCTCGCTCAGCATCACATCGGCCCAGGGGTGGACAGCCCAGCCGCCCGCATGCGGCGCCACGGGTTCACTCGTCGTGCGGTGCATGCCGAGAGGCTCCAGGATCTCGCGGCGCAGCGCCTCCTCCCACGGGACTCCCCGGACCGCTTCGACCAGCGAACCGAGCAGGGTGTAGCCCGGGTTGGAGTAGTGATGGCGGTGACCGGCGGGGTGCGTCCGAGGCCGCTCACCCAGTACGTCGGCGAGCTCGGGCCGCAGGGTACCCGGAGTCCGCTCCCACCAGGGGGCGGGCGCCTCGGCACCCAACCCCGCGCTGTGCCCGAGCAGCTGAAAGACGGTCACGCTGCCCGCACCCGTGCCATGAAGGTGCTTCTCCAGCGGGTCGTCCAGGTCGATCAGACCCTCGTCGCGCAGCCGCAGCACCAGGACAGCGGTGAACGTCTTGGTGATCGAGCCGATTCTGTACTGCGTATCGGCGTCGGGAGCATGCCCCTCGACGCATGTACGCGCCCCGCTCCAGACCAGCCGCCCCTGCCGCTGCACCGCCGCCACGAGGGACGGCGCGCGGCCGTCCCGCTGGGCGAGGGCGGCACGGTGCAGCAGAGCGCGCCGGGTGCTGGGGAGCAGGTCTTCACCGGGAGAAGTCATGGGCAACACCTACCCGACGGAAACACCTCCTGACGAATCAGTATCGGCAGGACGCCGGGGGGGGACTGCGTTGCCCTTCAGTCGGTGCCGAACTCCATCGCGGCGTGGTCGAGCATCTCGTCGCCGCCGGATCCCCTGCCGCGCGAGGCGATGACCTCGGCGCCACCCTGCGGCATCGCGCCGATCAGTCCGGTCGAGGCCGCCTGGGCGGCGCCGATGAGCGCGGGGTGGGTCGATCCGACCATGCCGAGACCCGCGTACTGTTCGAGCTTGGCGCGCGAGTCGGCGATGTCGAGGTTGCGCATCGTGAGCTGGCCGATCCGGTCCACCGGGCCGAACGCGGAGTCCTCGGTGCGCTCCATCGACAGCTTGTCCGGGTGGTAGCTGAACGCCGGGCCTTCGGTGTCCAGGATCGAGTAGTCGTCACCACGCCGAAGTCGCAGCGTCACCTCCCCGGTGACCGCCATCCCCACCCAGCGCTGCAACGACTCGCGGATCATCAGCGCCTGCGGGTCGAGCCAGCGGCCCTCGTACATCAGCCGGCCGAGCCGCCGCCCCTCGTTGTAGTAGTTGTCCAGGGTGTCCTCGTTGTGGATGGCGTTGACCAGCCGCTCGTACGCCACGTGCAGCAACGCCATTCCGGGCGCCTCGTAGATGCCGCGGCTCTTGGCCTCGATCACCCGGTTCTCGATCTGGTCCGACATACCCATGCCGTGGCGACCGCCGATCGCGTTCGCCTCCATCACCAGGTCGACCGGGGTGGCGAACTCCTTGCCGTTGATCGTCACCGGGCGGCCCTGGTCGAAGCCGATCGTCACGGTCTCGGCAGCGATCTCCACCGAGGGGTCCCAGAACCGGACGCCCATGATCGGTTCCACGGTCTCGATGCCCGCATCGAGGTGCTCCAGGGTCTTGGCCTCGTGGGTGGCACCCCAGATGTTGGCGTCGGTGGAGTACGCCTTCTCGCTGCTGTCGCGGTACGGCAGCGCGTGGGCGAGCAGCCACTCCGACATCTCCTTGCGGCCCCCGAGTTCGGTGACGAAGTCCGCGTCCAGCCACGGCTTGTAGATCCGCAGGTGCGGGTTGGCGAGCAGCCCGTACCGGTAGAACCGCTCGATGTCGTTGCCCTTGAACGTCGACCCGTCACCCCAGATCTGGACGTCGTCCTCCAGCATCGCCCTGACCAGCAGGGTCCCGGTCACGGCACGGCCGAGCGGCGTGGTGTTGAAGTAGGCACGCCCGCCCGAACGGATGTGGAACGCACCGCAGGTGAGCGCGGCCAGCCCCTCCTCGACCAGCGCCGCCCGGCAGTCGACCAGCCGGGCGATCTCGGCACCGTACGTCGAGGCGCGGCCGGGTACCGAGGCGATGTCGGGCTCGTCGTACTGGCCGATGTCGGCGGTGTAGGTGCACGGGACGGCGCCCTTGTCGCGCATCCACGCGACCGCGACCGAGGTGTCGAGTCCGCCGGAGAAGGCGATGCCGACGCGCTCGCCGATGGGCAGGGAGGTGAGAACCTTAGACATGGGAAGAGTATGCATGCCCACGCATGATCATTCAACGTGGAAACGGAGAGCTGCCGCACCGGCAAGAGGAGGACTGGGCCCTCCACGAACGTGCGAGGGCCCCGTCAGGTCTGCGCCATGTCGACGAAACGGGAGTAGTGGCCCTGGAAGGCCACGGTGATGGTGGCCGTCGGACCGTTACGGTGCTTGCCGACGATGATGTCGGCCTCGCCCGCGCGCGGTGACTCCTTCTCGTACGCGTCCTCGCGGTGGAGCAGGATGACCATGTCGGCGTCCTGCTCGATGGAGCCGGACTCACGCAGGTCGGACACCATCGGCTTCTTGTCCGTGCGCTGCTCGGGGCCACGGTTCAGCTGTGAGAGCGCGATCACCGGGACTTCCAGCTCCTTCGCCAGCAGCTTGAGGTTTCGGGACATGTCCGAGACCTCCTGCTGGCGGCTCTCGGAGCGCTTCGATCCGCCGGCCTGCATCAGCTGGAGGTAGTCGATGATCACGAGCTTGATGTCGTTGCGCTGTTTGAGCCGGCGGCACTTCGCGCGGATCTCCATCATCGACAGGTTGGGGGAGTCGTCGATGTAGAGCGGAGCGGCGGAGACCTCGGGCATCCGGCGTGCGAGCCGCGTCCAGTCCTCGTCCGTCATCGTGCCGGACCGCATGTGGTGCAGGGCCACCCGCGCCTCGGCGGACAGCAGACGCATCGCGATCTCGTTGCGCCCCATTTCGAGAGAGAAGATGACGCTGGGCAGATTGTTCTTGATCGACGCGGCACGCGCGAAGTCCAGCGCCAGCGTGGACTTGCCCATGGCGGGACGGGCCGCGATGACGATCATCTGGCCGGGATGCATGCCGTTCGTCAGCGCGTCGAGGTCGGTGAAGCCCGTCGGCACACCGGTCATCTCGCCGCTGCGCGAGCCGATCGCCTCGATCTCGTCGAGCGCGCCCTCCATGATGTCGCCGAGGGGGAGGTAGTCCTCGCTGGTGCGCTGCTCGGTGACCGCGTAGATCTCGGCCTGCGCGGAGTTGACGATCTCGTCGACGTCCCCGTCGGCCGCGTATCCCATCTGCGTGATCTTCGTGCCCGCCTCGACCAGCCGCCGGAGCACCGCCCGTTCATGGACGATCTCCGCGTAGAACGAGGCGTTGGCGGCGGTCGGGACGGACTGCACCAGGGTGTGCAGATACGGCGCCCCGCCGACCTTGGTGATCTCGCCGCGCTTGACCAGCTCGGCGGCGACCGTGATCGGGTCGGCCGGCTCGCCCTTGGCGTAGAGGTCGAGGATCGCCGTGAAGACGGTCTCGTGGGCGGGGCGGTAGAAGTCGTGGCCCTTGATGACCTCGACGACCTCGGCGATCGCGTCCTTGGACAGCAGCATGCCGCCGAGGACCGACTGCTCGGCGTCGAGATCCTGCGGAGGCACTCGCTCGAACCCGGGGGAACCGCCGTCCCAGGCCTCGTCCGAGCCCCGGTCGTGCCGGTCCTCACGCCCCTTGCGGTCCCCGCGCCGCTGGCGGGAGGCAGGCAGACGGTCGCCGGGACCGGCCTCGGTCCAGGGGTCGTCCAAAGGCTCGGGAATGCTCACCGGGCCGCCTCCTCCCGTCCGCATCGCGGACCTAGCCGTGCCACTCTTTCTTACGGCACAGCACCGACAAACAGGTCGCCCGACTCCACTTCCGGCGCGTCTGGTTCGGTGGATTCCGGTGCCGGAACGGAGTGCGGGCGCCGGTACACGGTAGGCCTGTCGGCACCGTCAGCCAATCTGGTTATCCACAGGGCATGTGGACGACGCGCCAGATGTTGTGGAGAACTCCTCCGAACCTGTGCACGGACCGGGGGACAGCACTGTGGACAAACTCATAGCAGAACCTGCGTGACCACCCTGACCTGCGCGTTCTCCATCCACTGACTGTGGGGGAGAAAAACTTTCGCCCTCATTTCAAGATCACTGCAAACGGTGCAGGGATGAACACACCGGGACCTGGCCCGTAAGGGCCAAAGATGGATTGCATCTCTTACCTGTGGAAGATTAGATTGGCCCCTATGACCCAGGCCCCCGCGACCCCGAAGAACAGCCGTCGACGGCATGACCGAGAGATCATCGCCCTCGCGGTTCCGGCCTTCGGAGCACTCGTCGCCGAGCCGCTCTTCGTGATGGTCGACAGCGCTGTCGTGGGCCACCTCGGCACCCCGCAGCTCGCCGGCCTCGGGATCGCCGCGGCCCTCCTGATGACCGCTGTGAGCGTCTTCGTCTTCCTCGCCTACGCCACCACCGCGGCCGTCGCCCGCCGTGTGGGAGCGGGCGATCTGCCCGCTGCGATCCGCCAGGGCATGGACGGTGTCTGGCTCGCCCTCCTGCTCGGGGCCGCGGTCGTCGCGCTCGCGCTCCCGTCCGCCCCCTGGCTGGTGGACATCTTCGGCGCATCCGACACCGCCGCCCCGTACGCCATCACGTATCTGCGGATCTCCATCCTCGGCATCCCGGCCATGCTCGTCGTGCTCGCCGCCACCGGCGTACTGCGCGGCCTCCAGGACACCCGCACCCCGCTTTACGTCGCCATCGGCGGTTTCACAGCGAACGCCCTCCTCAGTGTGACCCTCGTCTACGGGGCCGGCCTCGGCATCGCCGGATCCGCATGGGGCACCGTGATCGCGCAGGTGGGGATGGCCGTCGCCTACCTCGTCGTCGTGATCCGAGGAGCCCGCAGAC
Encoded here:
- the argG gene encoding argininosuccinate synthase; its protein translation is MSKVLTSLPIGERVGIAFSGGLDTSVAVAWMRDKGAVPCTYTADIGQYDEPDIASVPGRASTYGAEIARLVDCRAALVEEGLAALTCGAFHIRSGGRAYFNTTPLGRAVTGTLLVRAMLEDDVQIWGDGSTFKGNDIERFYRYGLLANPHLRIYKPWLDADFVTELGGRKEMSEWLLAHALPYRDSSEKAYSTDANIWGATHEAKTLEHLDAGIETVEPIMGVRFWDPSVEIAAETVTIGFDQGRPVTINGKEFATPVDLVMEANAIGGRHGMGMSDQIENRVIEAKSRGIYEAPGMALLHVAYERLVNAIHNEDTLDNYYNEGRRLGRLMYEGRWLDPQALMIRESLQRWVGMAVTGEVTLRLRRGDDYSILDTEGPAFSYHPDKLSMERTEDSAFGPVDRIGQLTMRNLDIADSRAKLEQYAGLGMVGSTHPALIGAAQAASTGLIGAMPQGGAEVIASRGRGSGGDEMLDHAAMEFGTD
- the dnaB gene encoding replicative DNA helicase, encoding MSIPEPLDDPWTEAGPGDRLPASRQRRGDRKGREDRHDRGSDEAWDGGSPGFERVPPQDLDAEQSVLGGMLLSKDAIAEVVEVIKGHDFYRPAHETVFTAILDLYAKGEPADPITVAAELVKRGEITKVGGAPYLHTLVQSVPTAANASFYAEIVHERAVLRRLVEAGTKITQMGYAADGDVDEIVNSAQAEIYAVTEQRTSEDYLPLGDIMEGALDEIEAIGSRSGEMTGVPTGFTDLDALTNGMHPGQMIVIAARPAMGKSTLALDFARAASIKNNLPSVIFSLEMGRNEIAMRLLSAEARVALHHMRSGTMTDEDWTRLARRMPEVSAAPLYIDDSPNLSMMEIRAKCRRLKQRNDIKLVIIDYLQLMQAGGSKRSESRQQEVSDMSRNLKLLAKELEVPVIALSQLNRGPEQRTDKKPMVSDLRESGSIEQDADMVILLHREDAYEKESPRAGEADIIVGKHRNGPTATITVAFQGHYSRFVDMAQT
- a CDS encoding serine hydrolase domain-containing protein, which codes for MTSPGEDLLPSTRRALLHRAALAQRDGRAPSLVAAVQRQGRLVWSGARTCVEGHAPDADTQYRIGSITKTFTAVLVLRLRDEGLIDLDDPLEKHLHGTGAGSVTVFQLLGHSAGLGAEAPAPWWERTPGTLRPELADVLGERPRTHPAGHRHHYSNPGYTLLGSLVEAVRGVPWEEALRREILEPLGMHRTTSEPVAPHAGGWAVHPWADVMLSEPAEDLGLMAPAGQLWSTASDLLRFAAFLAEGDDRVLAASSVREMRAPAAPTETGSSGYGLGLQIVTGAGTVLFGHTGSLPGFVAGLWINVEEDIAAVVLANVTSGLPAATVAAELVGIVAEAEPRIPEPWRPLPEVDEELLALTGIWHWGTHTFTLRLLADRGLELKPWGGKGRGASFTAGPDGTWTGQDDYYAGETLRVVRRDDGSVDHLDLGSFVFTREPYEAGAAVPGGVDAEGWRGFSG